One window of the Triticum dicoccoides isolate Atlit2015 ecotype Zavitan chromosome 3B, WEW_v2.0, whole genome shotgun sequence genome contains the following:
- the LOC119279444 gene encoding uncharacterized protein LOC119279444 — MEIKRKAPIHKIDLWDEAHKKKDGNYTSDNVKTIMDAANEELKKRKMDHNGSLSTDDYSEAFKGALAEKAKLRGYYDEKYWSGVNVSQGITFVGKSDQDNLQFEVRMVKDNVEDVKDDVKDVKGDVKDVKGDVGDVRGQLAMIAAFLAKKFPGESLRNEVDSPTENYQDTLPKRDNHLQCESYNVLKQSNNDVQEPRTTMQEPQQTKSKEGCGSAPLPHEHVITKNAHAENNLAVQQGGPEPSLRLHQVTKQDKVEVVLYSMNSRNKDKLVAKGTLASKEKTYVVGGSMLGVEYVAVLVRGCTYLGDEKLVRPYEKFQTVRDAMGSVIAWPRSHVKIVRPTPPAQPESIGR, encoded by the exons ATG GAAATCAAAAGGAAAGCACCGATCCACAAGATTGACCTTTGGGATGAAGCTCATAAGAAAAAAGATGGCAATTACACAAGCGACAATGTGAAGACAATAATG GATGCAGCTAATGAGGAgttaaaaaaaaggaaaatggaTCACAATGGTAGCCTTTCCACTGACGATTACAGTGAGGCCTTTAAAGGTGCACTTGCTGAAAAGGCAAAACTTCGAGGTTACTATGATGAAAAGTATTGGAGCGGAGTAAATGTTTCTCAAGGAATAACTTTTGTTGGGAAGTCTGATCAAGACAATCTTCAGTTTGAAGTACGCATGGTCAAAGATAATGTAGAAGATGTCAAAGATGATGTAAAGGACGTCAAAGGTGATGTAAAGGACGTCAAAGGTGATGTAGGGGATGTTAGAGGTCAGCTGGCTATGATTGCTGCATTCCTTGCCAAAAAGTTTCCTGGAGAGAGTTTGAGAAATGAAGTGGATTCTCCAACAGAAAATTATCAA GACACTCTACCTAAAAGAGATAACCATCTCCAGTGTGAATCTTATAATGTCCTCAAACAATCAAATAATGATGTGCAGGAGCCACGAACTACAATGCAG GAGCCGCAACAAACCAAATCAAAAGAGGGTTGTGGCAGTGCACCTTTACCACATGAACATGTGATCACTAAG AATGCCCATGCTGAAAATAATCTTGCCGTGCAGCAAGGTGGTCCTGAACCAAGTTTACGACTTCACCAAGTTACTAAGCAG GATAAAGTTGAAGTCGTGTTGTATTCAATGAACTCGAGAAACAAAGACAAACTCGTGGCCAAAGGAACTTTAGCCAGTAAAGAGAAAACATATGTGGTTGGAGGAAGCATGCTTGGTGTGGAATACGTTGCAGTTCTTGTTCGCGGTTGTACATATCTAGGAGATGAGAAACTAGTTAGACCATATGAAAAATTCCAAACAGTAAGGGATGCTATGGGTTCTGTTATTGCTTGGCCTCGCTCACAT GTAAAAATAGTTAGGCCAACTCCTCCAGCACAACCAGAAAGCATTG GGCGGTGA